The Streptomyces sp. NBC_00576 genome contains the following window.
CGGCCGAGTCCGGAACCTGCGGGAAGAGAGTGGAGTGCGTTGCTGCTGTCACACCGCCATGCTGCCAGGTCGCCGGAGACGGGTGAGCAGGTTGTCCACAGGCAGGCCCTTCCAGTCGTACTAATGCGGCAGGCGTCGTTCTTTCGGATACCCCCCGCGGGAATGGTGGCCGCTTCGCGTACGTTCCACCACAGCGAGCACCCGTCCCCCGAACTGCTGAGGAGCGCGAAAGACATGCCGGGCACTGTGACGATGTACAGCACCACATGGTGCGGATACTGCCGTCGGCTGAAGAGCCAGATGGACCGCGAGGGCATCGCGTACAACGAGATCAACATCGAGCAGGACCCGGACTCTGCGGCGTTCGTGGAGAAGGCGAACGGCGGCAACCAGACCGTTCCGACGGTGCTGGTGGTTCCCTCCAACGCCGGCCCGGAGGTCGTGATGACCAACCCGAGCCTCGCCCAGGTGAAGCAGGCCCTCGGCGCCTGACCCGCGTGTCCCCGACCCCCGACCGGCCCGGTGGCCGTACGGGGGTCTTCGCATGCGCGGCGCGCCCCGCAGACCGGCTCAGGGGCTGCCCTCGCGTCTCAGAGCGCGCTGCCCGGCTTCGGCAGCGGCTTGCCGTACCAGAGTTCGATCAGGCGGGCCGCGATCGAGATGCCGTACGGCGGGAGGACCTCGCCCGATTCGAACCCTGCGCGCAGTTCTTCGCGGGAGAACCAGCGAGCCTCGTGGATCTCGTCGCCGTCGACCTCGATGTCGGTGGAGACGGCACGGGCCATGAAGCCGAGCATGAGACTGGACGGGAACGGCCACGGCTGGCTGGCGACGTACTCGACCTGGCCGACGACAATGCCGGCCTCCTCGAACACCTCTCGGCGCACCGACTGTTCGATGGACTCACCAGGCTCGACGAAACCGGCGAGCGTCGAGAAGCGGCCCTCGGGCCAGTGGACCTGGCGGCCGAGGAGGATGCGGTCCTCCTCGTCGGTGACGGCCATGATCACGGCCGGGTCGGTGCGCGGGTAGTGCTCGGCGCCGCAGGCCTGGCAGCGGCGGATGTGGCCGGCGGCGGCGATGACGGTGCGCTCGCCACAGCGGGAGCAGAAGCGGTGCAGGCGCTGCCAGTTCTCCAGGGCGACGGCGTGCACCATGAGGCCCGCGTCGCGGGGCGAGAGGAGCAGGCCGGCCTCGCGCAGCCCCGCAGAGCGGGCGGACTGGTCCATGCGGCCGGGCAGCGCGTCCTTCTGAAGGGCGAAGTAGCTGGTGCCGTCGTCGTCACTGCCCAGGAAGTAGCGGTGCGCTTCGGTGAGCGGGGCTTCGAAGGAGGGGGTCATGACGAGTTCGGTACGCCCTTCGGACGTCTCGTCGATGAGGACCTGGCCGCCGGAGACCACGAAGCAGCGGGTGGTGGGGTGGCTCCACGCCGCAGCGAGCCAGGCCTCGTCGAGCCGGTGGTGCGCGGCCCGGTCGATGCCGCTGGGGGCGGTGAGCGAGATGGGACGGTCGGCGGTGTGGTCGGTCCAGGTGGTCACAGGTGCTTCCAACTCCCCCGGTGGAACGGATATTTCGGCGGGCGGTTCAGCGGGACGTGGGTGGGGACGGATGGAGGATGGCGGTTTTCGGGCGAGTTCGCGCGGGTTCGGGGCGGTGCTTCCAGTGTGCCCCGGGGCGTCTGCCTGTCCGGACCGGACAGGGTCGTCAGGACTCATGGCGCCAGTTCCCGGCCAGGTCGCCCCACAGGTAGGCGGTGGTCTCGACGCCCTTGAGGAGCAGGTCGATCTCCACCTTCTCGTTGGGGGCGTGCCAGCCGTCGGAGGGAACGGAGATGCCCAGAAAGAGCACGGGGGCACCAAGGACGTCCTGGAGGTCTGCGGCCGGGCCGCTGCCGCCCTCACGCGTGTAGCGGACCTGTTTGTCGAAGGCGCGACTCATGGCGCGTACGACGGACTGCAGGGCCGGGTGGTCCAGGGGGGTCAGGCATGGGCGCGTGGCCGCCGCGAACGTGATCTCGTACCGGATTCCGGCAGGGACGCGGTTCTCGGTCCAGTCGCGGACGATCTTCTCGATGTGGTCGGGGTCCTGGCCGGCCACCAGTCGGAAGGAGAGCTTCACCATGGCCGAAGAGGGGACGATCGTCTTGCTGCCTGGCCCCTGGTAACCGCCGCCGATGCCGTTGACCTCGGCAGTGGGCCGCGTCCAGACGCGCTCCAGGGTGGTGTGTCCGGCTTCCCCGTGGGTGGCATACGACTTGGCGGTGCGCAGCCACTGCTCCTCGTCGAAGGGGAGTTCGGCGAGGAGTTCGCGCTCGCGGTCGGTGAGGTCGCTGACGCCTTCGTAGAAGCCAGGTATCGCCACGCGCGCGTGCTCGTCGTGCAGTGCGGCGACGAGTCGGGCGACGGCGGTCGCCGGGTTGGGCACCGCGCCGCCGAAGGAGCCGGAGTGGATGTCCTGGTCCGGTCCGTGGAACTGGATCTCGCACTCGGCGAGGCCGCGCATGCCGGTGCACACCGTGGGGGTGTCCTCGGCCCACATGCCGGTGTCGGAGACGATCACGGCGTCGGCGGCGAGCCGGTCGACGCGCTCCTCGACGAGGGAGCGGAAGTGGATGGAACCGGACTCCTCCTCGCCCTCGACGAGCATCTTCAGATGGACGGCGGGTGCGGTGCGGCCGGTGGTCGCGAGGTGGGCGCGGACGCCGAGTGTGTGGAAGAACACCTGGCCTTTGTCGTCGGCGGCTCCGCGCGCGTGAAGGCGGTTGCCCCGGACGACCGGTTCGAAGGGGTCGCTGTCCCAGCCGTCCTCGCGGGCTGCGGGCTGCACGTCGTGGTGGCCGTAGACGAGAACGGTGGGGGCGGCGGGGTCGTCGGCGGGCCACTCGGCGAAGACCGCAGGTGCACCCGGTGTCGCCCAGACCTCGACGGTCGGGAAGCCGGTTTCCCTGAGTTTGGCGGCGAGCCAGTCGGCACTGCGGCGTACATCGGCGGCGTGGTCGGGCTGGGCCGACACGGACGGGATGCGCAGCCACTCGGCGAGGTCGTCGAGGAAGACGGCGCGGTGCTGCTCGATGTACGTACGGACGGCGCTGTCCGGGGCCTGGCTCATGGTCATGAGCTTATCGGCCCGCGCTGACATCCTCGTCCGGTACTTCGAACGCGGCCGGCTCGTCCAGGAGCAGCCGCTCCAGCGCGGCCCGGTCCGGGAGATCGTCGGGCCGTACGGTCTCGCCGCTGCGCACGTAGAGGAAGGCGGCCCCGACAGCCTCCAGCGGCACGCCCTGCTGCTCGGCCCAGGCCAGCCGGTAGACGGCGAGCTGGAGGGGGTCGGCGGTGTGGGCGCGGTGGGTCTTCCAGTCGATGATCTCGTACGTCGCTTCCTCGCCGTCGCCTTCCTTGTAGACGGCGTCGATCCGGCCCCGTACGACACGTCCGGCGATGTCGAGCTGGAAGGGTGCTTCGACCCGATAAGGCGTGCGCTGGGCGTACACGGTGTGCTCGAAGGCGTCCTTGAGGGTTTCCAGGTCGCGTTCGTCGGCGATCTCGGCGTCGCTGCCGGGCAGTTCCTCAGGCTCCAGCATGGGGAGCTGCAGTTCCTCGAAGCGGGCCTCGACCCAGGCGTGGAAGCGGGTGCCCCGACGGGCGGCGGGCTGCGGGGGGCGTGGCATGGGGCGGGCCAGCTCCTGCGCGAGGGCATCCGGGTCGGCGGCCAGGAGCATCAGTTGGGACGCGGTCAGCGACGCGGGCAGGGGAACGTCGGTGACGCTCTCCCGCGCGCGCAGCAGTTCCCCGGTGAGGGCGTCGAGGTCGCGGTCCCAGGAGGCGACTGCGCGAGCCTCCTCGGGGGTGAGATCCGCTTCGGCGGGGTGTCTGCGGGCGTGTGGCACGGTGGGCGGGCGGTCGTGGCCGTGTCCGGTGCGGGGCACGCGCGCGTGGGGTGGCGTCTGTGCGGGCGGTTCGGGCCGGTCCGTGGTCCAGGCGTCCCAGTCGGCGTCGTCCTCCGCGGGGAAAGGGGCGTCTTGGTCGAGAGGGCCGTCGCCGAGGGGCCCGTCATCCTCGTACAGAGGCTCGTCGTCCGGCGGCGGGGGCCAGTCCGGGTCGTCGAACGCATCGGGGTCTTGCGCGGCGGCGGGGTGGCCGTCCTCGTGGGAGGGGAGCGTCTCCAGGTGGGCGAGGACCGTCTCGGCAGCGGCCCGGCGGCGGCGGAACGCGGCGTCGTCCAGGGGCAGGGGCCACAACTGGTCGGCGCTCGTCGCGTGCAGGGCGGGATTCTCCTCGTCCTCCTCCGGTTCGTCCGCCCAGGCCTCGATCTCCCCGTGTCCGGCCGTGCAGTGGTCGTAGAGGGCCTGCAGGAAGTCGGATGGGCCCCGGGGCTTCTTCTGGGAGGGTCCCCACCAGTGTCCGGAGCCGAGCAGGAGGGAGCGGGGGCGCGTGAAGGTGACGTAGCCGAGGCGGAGTTCCTCGGTGTGCTGGTGGTCCTTCATCGCCTCCTGGAAGGCCTTCATGCCCCGGGAGTCCCAGGCCTCGATGTCGGGCAGCGTGTCGGTGTCGCCGCGCAGTCCGTGCGGCAGGACCTTGGCCTGGGAGGTCCATTTCTCGCGGCCCCGGTCGCTGGGGAAGGTTCCGGTGACCAGGCCCGGGACGGCCACGACGTCCCATTCCAGGCCCTTGGACTTGTGGGCGGTGAGCACCTTGACGGTGTTCTCGCCGCCGGGCAGGGCGTTGTCGAGGCCCTTCTCGTACTGCGCCGCTGTGCGCAGGAAGCCGAGAAAGGCGAGCAGACTCGCCTCGCTCTCATGAGCGGCGAACGAGGCGGCGATGTCCAGGAAGTTGGAAAGGGTCTCGCGGCGACGGGCGGCCAGGGCATGCGGGGACGCCGAAAGCTCCACCTCCAGGCCTGTGACGGCGAGCACACGGTGCAGCACGTCCATCAGCGGGTCGGCGAGGGAGCGGCGCAGGTCGCGCAGTTCGGTGGCGAGCCGGGCGAATCGCACACGCGCGTCCGGTGAGAAGGGCAGCCCGTCGTTGTCGCTCTCGCCCCTCAGAGGTGTCTCCAGAAAGGTGTCGAGAGCGTCCGCGAGCGATATCACCTCGGCGGGGTCGACCCCCTCGACGGCCTCGGCGAGCCGACGGTCCGGGTCGTCCGCGTCGCCCACGCGCGCGTGGGACACGAGGAAACGGGCCCGGCGGCCCAGCAGGGCGAGGTCGCGCGGGCCGATGCGCCAGCGTGGGCCGGTCAGCAGCCGGACCAGGGAGGCGTTGGCCCCCGGATCCTGGAGCACCTCGCACACGGACACGAGGTCGGCGACCTCGGGCAGGTGCAGCAGCCCGGAGAGCCCGACGACCTCGACGGGGACGTCCCGGGTGACGAGCGCGCCCTGGATCTCGGCGAAGTCGGTGGCGGTGCGGCACAGGACGGCGATCTCGCCGGGTGCCTTGCCGGTGCGTACGAGGTGGGCGATGGAGTCGGCGAGCCAGTCGATCTCCTCGGCGTGGGTGCGCAGCAGCGCGCAGCGCACCTGGCCGTCGCGCTCTGCGCCGGGTGCGGGGCGGAGGGCCTCCACGCCCGCGTGCATGGCGCGCAGGGGCTCCGCGAGGCCATTGGCGAGGTCGAGGAGGCGGCCTCCGCTGCGGCGGTTCTCACTGAGCGACTGGCGGACCGCTGAGCCGCCGTCGGCGTGGGCGAAGTGCTCGGGGAAGTCGTCGAGGTTGGCGACGGAGGCGCCGCGCCAGCCGTAGATCGCCTGGCAGGGGTCACCGACCGCGGTCACCGGGTGGCCGGTGCCGCCGCCGAACAGCCCTGCCAGGAGGACGCGTTGGGCCACGGACGTGTCCTGGTACTCGTCGAGGAGCACCACCCGGAACTCCTCGCGCAGGACGCGGCCCACTTCGGGGATGCGGGCCAGCGTCGCGGAGAGGCCGATCTGGTCGCCGAAGTCCAGCAGGTCGCGCTCGCGCTTGGCGGCCCGGTAGCGGGTCACCAGTTCGGCGAGTTCACGGCGGGCGGCGGCCGTTTCGGGGACCTTGCGCAGGTCCGCGTTGGTGAGTTTGGCGCCCTCCAGGGCGCGCACCAGCTCGGCGTCGTACGCGCGCAGTTCCTCGGGGCGGACGAGGTGTTCGGCGAGTTCGGCGTCCAGGGTCAGAAGGTCGCTGACGAGGTCCGGGAAGGAGCGGGTGAGTGCCGGGTACGGGCCGGGGGCTTCGCGCAGTACGCGCGCGGCGAGCTGGTAGCGGGTCGCGTCGGCGAGGAGGCGGGCCGTTGGTTCGAGGCCGATGCGCAGGCCGTGGTTGGTCAGGAGGCGACCGGCGAAGGAGTGGTAGGTCGAGATGACCGGTTCGCCGGGCGGGTTGTCGGGGTCGATGACGTCCGGGTCGGTGACGCCCGCCTTGACGAGTGCCCTGCGGACGCGTTCGGCGAGTTCACCGGCGGCCTTGTTGGTGAAGGTGAGCCCGAGCACCTGTTCGGGGGCGACCTGGCCGGTGCCGACGAGCCACACCACGCGTGCCGCCATCACCGTGGTCTTGCCGGACCCCGCTCCGGCCACGATCACCTGCGGGGCGGGCGGCGCGGTGATGCAGGCCGTCTGCTCCGGGGTGAACGGGATACCCAGGAGCTCCTTGAGCTGTTCGGGGTCACTGATACTGGCTGGCACGTCAGAGAGGCTAGCGGCGGCCACTGACAGTGGGTATCACTCGACCACGTGCCGGCCTTCCGGGCGGGCGCTGCACGACGCCCTGAAAGAGCAGTGGGTGCAGTGCTGACCGGCGGTCGGGGTGAACCGCTCGTCGAGCACCTTGCCGGCGGCGGTGGCCAGCAGGTCGCCGATCCACTCCCCCTCCCCTTCCGCCCCTGTCCCTCTCTCAAGGGGGGCCTGCGCCTGCACCTTGGGCAGCGACTCGCCGCCGTCCCTCTTTGCGGCTCCCTGGCGCAGCTGGACGAGTTCGGCGCCGCCCGGTTCAGGGCGCACACCGTCGAAGGCGTCGTCGACGGCACCTTCACGGACGGCGAGCTGGTAGACGGCGAGCTGGGGGTGGCGGGCGACCTCGGCGGCGGTGGGCGCCTGTTTGCCGGTCTTGAAGTCGACCACGTAGGCGCGGCCCTCGCCGTCGGCCTCGACGCGGTCCATCGAACCGCGGATGCGCACTTCGTAGTCGCCTGCCCCGAGGGTCACGTCGAAGTCGTGCTCGCTGGCCACGGGGGTGCGGCCGGTGCGCCTGGAGTCGACGTGCCACGTCAGGAAGCGTTCGAGCGCCACGCGCGCGTGCGCCTTCTCCTGCGTCGACTTCCAGGGCGCGTCGAAGGCGAGGGCGTTCCACACGGAGTCGAGGCGTTCCATGAGGACGTCGAGGTCTGCGGGGGTGTGTCCGGAGGCGACCTCGTCGGCGAGGACGTGCACCACGTTGCCGAAGCCCTGGGCGGCGGTCGCGGGGGCGTCGGCCTTCACCTCACGGCCCAGGAACCACTGGAGGGCGCAGGTGTTGGCGAGTTGGTCGAGGGCGCTGCCGGAGAGCACGACGGGCTGGTCGCGGTCGCGCAGCGGGACCTTGCTCTCGGTCGGCTCGTACATGCCCCACCAGCGGTACGGGTGGGCGGACGGCACGAGCGGGCGGCCCTCCTCGTCGGTGAGCGCGGCGAGCCGGGCCAGGCGGCGGGCCGCGGCCTCTCTGAGGGGGCCGGAGACGCGCGGATCGACTGTTGTGGCGCGCAGTTCGGCGACAAGGGCGGCGACAGAGAGGGGACGACGCGGGCGGCCCGTGACGTCCTTGGGTTCGACGCCGAGTTCGGTGACGAAGCGGGAGGGCTGGTCGCCATCGTCGGCGGGAGCCTTCACCGCGGTGACGACGAGGCGTTCACGCGCGCGCGTGGTGGCCACGTAGAACAGCCGCCGCTCCTCGGCGAGCAGTGCTCCCGGGGTCAGCGGTTCGGCGAGGCCGTCGCGGCCGATGCGGTCGGCCTCCAGGAGGGAGCCACGCCGTCGCAGGTCGGGCCACAGGCCCTCCTGGACACCGGAGACGACCACGAGGCGCCACTGCAGGCCCTTGGAACGGTGCGCGGTCATCAGGCGTACGGCGTCGGGACGTACGGCACGGCGGGTGAGGGTGTCGGCGGCAATGTCCTCGGCGTCGATCTCCTCCAGGAAGTTGAGGGCGCCGCGGCCGCCGGTGCGCTCCTCCGCGCGCGCAGCGG
Protein-coding sequences here:
- a CDS encoding dipeptidase, which gives rise to MTMSQAPDSAVRTYIEQHRAVFLDDLAEWLRIPSVSAQPDHAADVRRSADWLAAKLRETGFPTVEVWATPGAPAVFAEWPADDPAAPTVLVYGHHDVQPAAREDGWDSDPFEPVVRGNRLHARGAADDKGQVFFHTLGVRAHLATTGRTAPAVHLKMLVEGEEESGSIHFRSLVEERVDRLAADAVIVSDTGMWAEDTPTVCTGMRGLAECEIQFHGPDQDIHSGSFGGAVPNPATAVARLVAALHDEHARVAIPGFYEGVSDLTDRERELLAELPFDEEQWLRTAKSYATHGEAGHTTLERVWTRPTAEVNGIGGGYQGPGSKTIVPSSAMVKLSFRLVAGQDPDHIEKIVRDWTENRVPAGIRYEITFAAATRPCLTPLDHPALQSVVRAMSRAFDKQVRYTREGGSGPAADLQDVLGAPVLFLGISVPSDGWHAPNEKVEIDLLLKGVETTAYLWGDLAGNWRHES
- a CDS encoding ATP-dependent DNA helicase; translated protein: MPASISDPEQLKELLGIPFTPEQTACITAPPAPQVIVAGAGSGKTTVMAARVVWLVGTGQVAPEQVLGLTFTNKAAGELAERVRRALVKAGVTDPDVIDPDNPPGEPVISTYHSFAGRLLTNHGLRIGLEPTARLLADATRYQLAARVLREAPGPYPALTRSFPDLVSDLLTLDAELAEHLVRPEELRAYDAELVRALEGAKLTNADLRKVPETAAARRELAELVTRYRAAKRERDLLDFGDQIGLSATLARIPEVGRVLREEFRVVLLDEYQDTSVAQRVLLAGLFGGGTGHPVTAVGDPCQAIYGWRGASVANLDDFPEHFAHADGGSAVRQSLSENRRSGGRLLDLANGLAEPLRAMHAGVEALRPAPGAERDGQVRCALLRTHAEEIDWLADSIAHLVRTGKAPGEIAVLCRTATDFAEIQGALVTRDVPVEVVGLSGLLHLPEVADLVSVCEVLQDPGANASLVRLLTGPRWRIGPRDLALLGRRARFLVSHARVGDADDPDRRLAEAVEGVDPAEVISLADALDTFLETPLRGESDNDGLPFSPDARVRFARLATELRDLRRSLADPLMDVLHRVLAVTGLEVELSASPHALAARRRETLSNFLDIAASFAAHESEASLLAFLGFLRTAAQYEKGLDNALPGGENTVKVLTAHKSKGLEWDVVAVPGLVTGTFPSDRGREKWTSQAKVLPHGLRGDTDTLPDIEAWDSRGMKAFQEAMKDHQHTEELRLGYVTFTRPRSLLLGSGHWWGPSQKKPRGPSDFLQALYDHCTAGHGEIEAWADEPEEDEENPALHATSADQLWPLPLDDAAFRRRRAAAETVLAHLETLPSHEDGHPAAAQDPDAFDDPDWPPPPDDEPLYEDDGPLGDGPLDQDAPFPAEDDADWDAWTTDRPEPPAQTPPHARVPRTGHGHDRPPTVPHARRHPAEADLTPEEARAVASWDRDLDALTGELLRARESVTDVPLPASLTASQLMLLAADPDALAQELARPMPRPPQPAARRGTRFHAWVEARFEELQLPMLEPEELPGSDAEIADERDLETLKDAFEHTVYAQRTPYRVEAPFQLDIAGRVVRGRIDAVYKEGDGEEATYEIIDWKTHRAHTADPLQLAVYRLAWAEQQGVPLEAVGAAFLYVRSGETVRPDDLPDRAALERLLLDEPAAFEVPDEDVSAGR
- the nudC gene encoding NAD(+) diphosphatase, which encodes MTTWTDHTADRPISLTAPSGIDRAAHHRLDEAWLAAAWSHPTTRCFVVSGGQVLIDETSEGRTELVMTPSFEAPLTEAHRYFLGSDDDGTSYFALQKDALPGRMDQSARSAGLREAGLLLSPRDAGLMVHAVALENWQRLHRFCSRCGERTVIAAAGHIRRCQACGAEHYPRTDPAVIMAVTDEEDRILLGRQVHWPEGRFSTLAGFVEPGESIEQSVRREVFEEAGIVVGQVEYVASQPWPFPSSLMLGFMARAVSTDIEVDGDEIHEARWFSREELRAGFESGEVLPPYGISIAARLIELWYGKPLPKPGSAL
- a CDS encoding glutaredoxin family protein, which produces MPGTVTMYSTTWCGYCRRLKSQMDREGIAYNEINIEQDPDSAAFVEKANGGNQTVPTVLVVPSNAGPEVVMTNPSLAQVKQALGA